Genomic DNA from Haemorhous mexicanus isolate bHaeMex1 chromosome 20, bHaeMex1.pri, whole genome shotgun sequence:
ttatataaaaatgaatGAGCCTGTGTCGAGATATTTGACTGTCTCGTCATATGGCAGAGCTTTGCTGTTTAAACGCTTGGTTTTATAAAGCAGTTAACCTTTCTCACTGATTACTTAAATAATTTTCACCTCTGTGTATGTTTTGGTGTTCCAGCCCAATGCTGTTGCCCTTGCGGTagtgctgctcctggatcaGTCCCAGTTTAAATACCAGGACTGCAATTCATGAAGCTGAGGGAGAAAAGGTAAAAACAGGGCACAATACTTGCACAGTAAGGGAAATtatgtggggggaaaaaatatatatataagcaAAGCTAGGAAGTGAATTAAAAGACAGGAGGTGATTTCGTCTTGGTTGTACAATGGTttgggcacagagcagagcaattCCCTTGTCTTCAAGTAACACAGCTCAGTGAAACCACCACAATTTTACGTGCTGCAAGAGGGTTCAGTTATGGTGCATGTTGTGTAAATATACAAGGTGAAGGTTAATAAAGATCTTAAACTGTGGGAGTGGACTCTGCAGAAATTTGTACTGCTTTTATTGAAGCAATTACGTGCATGGCTGTTCTTCTGTGGATAAGTCAAGGAACAGGCCGTGAGAATATGTTGTCTTTTGTGTTATCTCAAATACAATTGATTTTCATATCGAGCAAATTAGTCATGGACTGCTCCACATGGCACCAGTGACAAGAGTGGTGGGCTGATAACCCACACAGCCGAGGGCACTGAAATATCTGCCCATGACTACATGGGAATAGAAAGGTGAGCAAAGAAGCTTCACTGAATGCAGTAATGCTAAATATTTTAACATTGTAACGGTGTGGGAAGACAGAACATGAAAAGGAAGATATTTATTTCTACCTGGTCTAAAAGTTTAAGCCAGGCTAAGTGCTAACAACTTCAGCTCTTAGCATGATTATCAGCTGGAGTCGTTATGTATTTATGTGTATGTCTAAATATATACATGTATTTATCTGCATATTTGAGTATATCTATCTGAAAATGATCAGCAAAGGTGCTACAAACTGTGTCTATATTAGAATCTTTTGCTACTGTTGTAAGAAATCTCTTCTAATGTGTGCCTTTGTAAGTGGTAAGTGTTGCTATACTTTAAAGCCTCATCTGTCATTAAATAGAAGGTGAATGAGTAATGTgggaaagcaggagcagagaaagcAAACACGGGCTGCTAGTCCAGATAAACAGAGCGCTGCTGGGATTGACTAATAAGGGGGGGAAGCTgtgtttaaaaaggaaaaatgctaTTACTTCTGTTTATAAGAACTGCATTTACCCTCCAAATATTGGCTGTATAGTTTAATGGTCTGAGTGCTCCAAGTACTGGCTGTTGGCTAGAGCAgttcccagagcaggggctggtcTAGCCAGGGTAgtcacagctccaggggctgttCTGATGACATCCATAGCACACTGAAGccagaaatgaggaaattttaatttctagtagttgtttcttttcttatagCTACTAGCTATGTCTGCAAACAGCAAGCCAAGCTCTTAAATTAAGTGATTTTGCACTTCAGAGGTGTCTTAGAGTGTGTAAGATTGCTGTAACctttatttggggtttattgCTATTAAATATGAATCATTAATATTAAGCTTTCCCAAGTATTATCCTGGCAGAGAATCTTAGGCTTTTAAGGATCATGATCTTGCAATACTTCAGTGTGAATTTCCCAGTGTGaatgtttcatttcagtgaGGAAAGGTGTTTCCAGCCAAAATACTTATCTTGCAATGGTCAGAATATCTTCAGTGATAAagggggcgggggaggggcaagaggggacagggggagcaGGGAACATTTAATTCTAGTCAATTTTTGTGGCTCTGTGATTTCTCATTTGTAACCTGGCTGAGTTATTAGTGTTTGTCCCAAATTAAAGCCAGGGTTGTTTTAATCTCTGCAGGTGTTAAAGAAACTGCTTCATTGAGGCTGTGGTTGCCTTGTGTAAAGGGCTGACTTTAAACTAATGAGGGGAACTTTTatcactttcttttccttctgatcCCCAAGATTCCTAAGGACTGAGTGTTGCTGCCTCTGTAGGATCCCTCTGAGGGGAAATATTTATTGTTCTATAGCATGCTCAGGTCTCTCCTGTTATCCTTTGCCAAGCTCCTGCAAGAGGAGACCCGTGGAAAGGAGATGAAGTGGGTTGTTTTCTCTGTCATGGGAAGTAAGACATCATATTCACCTTGGAAACACAGCATAAAATGTTACTTCTTGTCTGCTGAGGATTTGCTTCAAACCTGTGGGTTGTAGATTACTTTTAAAGGGTCTGTGGAAAGTAACCAGGGGAGACAACCCTGTTTTCAGGCTTAAGTTCTATTAGAAAGGTTTCAGTCAGCAATTtgagaaatgttaaaataacAGGTTTGTGAAttggttgtttttcttcccagaaacCTCCCTCTGCACCTGTGAATAGggcccagtgaccccagtgatAAGTCTGGGAGTATCAAAAAGCACTTTTGAAAAGCACTCTCCTTGCCTTCCACCCTAAATTATCTTGCACAATcaagaaattattaaaacagGTGTCTTTGCCTTGGTGTAGGAGGAGCTGATCTCTGTGTCAGCTTCAGTTGATgaagattttttggttttgccctgtacatttccttttttgaaGCAACCAAGGCAAAAGCATTACAGGTGGATCAATTGGCTCCATGCAGGAAGTGCCTTCCATTGCTCCTTCACCTAACCTTTGTTTCCTGTGAGAAATTTTGGTGGATTGTAGCTTACACTATATCTTGCCTGTTTTGCCCACGACATTTTGTAGCAGTGGGAGGATCTGGGGCCACATAACCTCatatttctgtaagaaaacacaAAGGGAATATAGAAAAGGAATATCGAAAGgtgaaaagaatttaaaatttaagaattgcacacagagaaaattacAGCCTGTTCAGCTGCTTAGCTGTTTATTTGCAATAGCTAGAAGAAATTTTGGAATTAATccctttttattgcttttttgtGAGAAAGTCCCCTCATTTTCCTAGGAATGTACATCAGTCTCTTTTGGTAAACTGAGAAGCACCAGTCCCTGTTTACTTCATAGTTATGGACCATGTAAGCATTACATAAGCTAATAAACATATGTGATGAGAGATCAGATATCTCCCCCTAACCATCTTATTTAAGTATAGGTTTGATCAGGAAATGCAAATCCTCCTGGGTCTGTAATACCAGGGCAGTATTGGAGAAGATActgagctgtgggagcaggagcccTTCTGAAGGGCTCTGTGTAAAAGGCACCTGTGAAGCCATCATAGTCTCTGAAGACCTTGTAATCAATTTTCCAATGGTTTCATCcagagtggggttttttaaatagatttgtttgttttgtctgGGGAGCTCCAATGAAAGTTGTGGGTTTGTCACTAGGAATGTGATAGGTCAGTTCTCCAGATAAGCACTGCAGCTGAGTTTGCTATAACAGTCCTTAGACAGGCACTGCAGTTCCATTGAAAGCTGTTACTTCTTCTATTTCACTCCCATTTTGTGCTTTCATCTTTTTGATTGTGTTGGGTTATCTTTATCCTCGTGCTTCAAGAGCTGTTACCCTCATCTGTCGGATCAGGGTTGACACAGAACGTGAACAGTTTGTATCTTGAGCtgatgctgaggctgctgcagccattGAGCAGTGAGGAGCCTAAATCCTGGGAATGTGGCAGAGAAAGCCACTTACAGTCGAGGCTGTATGGATAGAAAGTCAGCAACACTGGCTTTTCTTAGTATGCTTTCCccacagatttctttttaagttCTGCTTGTGCTTATAAGAAATACAAGTTAGGTTTGTACAAAGTTCTCTATAATGAGAATGCTGGTGTAATTAGGCTTAAAAGTCTAAGATAAAGAACTGAACTGATCTCCACAAAAAGGAATTACAGTTTCTTTGTATTTTGCCCTATAAAAGGATGCATATCCTTTATCTTAGGTCTGATATcaccctccctgctccaaaTAGGTTCCAGTTAGTGCTGAAGCGTGTTTACATGAGCCTTGAATCCTCTTTTATGATATATTAAACTGCACTTCAGATATCAGTAGTTATACAAAGCAGACACTCCAAGGCATGGTGGGttgttttgggggctttttttttttttgaggctcTGGAGTTGAATTTTGAGGCTTTGAAATGTCCTTGGCTTGAAGAACTCCTGTGGATGCTTCATAGGAAAAAACAGTTGATCTTACTAGAGATTTGTCTCAGTTCTACAAcccacacagctgcttttgTATAATATTTAGAGATGTAGAAAATAATAACACACTTTCTGTGGAAAGTGTTTGACTTGCCACCCCCAACATGGGAAGCAAACAGGAAGCCTGTGCACCAAAATTGCAGATTCGGTTGAGGCAACAATATTTCTTTGGGAAGAACTACTGATTAATACATGTTATCCAGCACTTCCAACTGGAATGCCCTTGTGAAATTCCAGTGACTTCTTAAAGGTGATGACCTAACCCAATTGAACTATCCCAGCTTTTGTCTCCTGGTGCTGGGTCCCATGGCTGTTATCCTATGGTTTGTTTTTGGAGAGCTCAGATCTCTTTGTGCTTCATCTCCTTGGCTGGTGCCGGGTTCTGTGCTGGGCCCATGGTCTGGATCACTGTCTTGGAGTCTGACAAGGCCCTGTGGAGTGCAAGTGCAAAAGGAAGATGACAGTAGTGGAAAGCagactgtttttttctgatctgCCATCAGTGTTATCAGTGTTGTGTTGCTTTGTACAGACCACTTCATGGTGTTGCACTTTTCCTCCcatcttttattttcatatgcTTGTGATGTACTCAACTGCTGGAGGGGATTGACTTACAGCCTTTGGTTCTGTCAGCATTTCACTGTATTGATATCTGGAGGGATTGTCCAAATGTTCTTTGGAAGCCTCtctcaatttgttttttttttccagagcacaGAAGCTGAGCCCCATAAATAATGCAGCTGATATCAGGAAGAAGCTGGAGTTGTAGAAGACGTAGTGGAAATCACTGGTTATGTCTACCAGGAGACCTGAAATAGAAGTCATAGCTTAGCCAAAGAGAAGAGGCACACTAAAGGCATTCATTTACATGAATGTTAAACCTGAATCATTCAGCAAACTGCCATATACAAAAGACAACCATTCTCTGATGAGTTAAgttctctcctctgctctggattATAGTGgttgtttagtttttttatttgtagtCACAAATCAGGTGATACTTCTGTAGAAAGTATTTCTCAATACACAAAGAaatcaggaaagaaaggaaattgtaatttttttccccaacctgctgctttatttcatttgttcAGCAGAGGACTCTTGTGCCACTCAGTGGCTTTTGGAATGAGTGACCCTATTACATCCTAGGGCAGAAAACAGAACAACTAGATAGAGAAATAGCTCAGAAATTTACATGGTAAGGTCACCAAACTGAACATTTGTCTCTAATCCTGTTTAATGAAGGATAAGGAAATTCACAGCACGGCAAGATTAAGTGACCTCAATATaaaccatttaaaaatgtgAGCTATCAAGGGAATCATTTAACACTAGTATTAGAGATGGAAAAGTGATACTTCGGCCAAATACATGATGCCTTCCATAGGCTGTTTATCAGTGTGGAAATACTGGAATAGTGTTTATTTGCTTGTATTTTTCAGTCAAGATTGGTGATGTTTCTTTCCATGGTGTACTTTTCTGTAGCAGATTTTAGGACTACAAACATAAATGGAGCTGCTtttactgtgcttttttttgcccatctgctgctcctgtcaGAGATGACCAAGAAGGGACCTTTTTTGCTCTCTGAGAGGAGTGACTAACACACTAATGCCAGGGAGTACCTTGAAATACACTGCATGTTACCACCACATTATTGAACCAGACATAATTTTCCTGCTGAGTAGCCACAATTCATTGTCTGGAGAAGAGAACTACCGCATGAACTGAGGCTGACATGCTCAGGTTGACATTTGTTGTTTGTTGGTCTTTTGAATTTACTGCAGGAGCAGGTGTGTCTTGGACAGGTCACTTGGTGGCATTTGGAGTGAACTGTGAATAATTTATTGGACCGAGAGTCATAACTAGCTCCTTTCTTGTCTccagagaaaaattaatattctcCAGAACTTGGAAAAAAGACTGAACAAAAGCTTTTGAATAATGTAGGACTGGTAATAATTGTGAACACAAATAATTCATTTAATGGGATGTTCACAATTTCTTGAGACTTCATGGATAAAGCAATGCAAACTGATAACAAGGTGAAAAAGTTCGTAGTTATTCCTGTTGGCTTCTTGCCACTGGAAAAAAAGCTGTCATTGCTCCCATATATATCAGATCACATACCAAGTGAGTAATTTTCAGTGTGATCTAGATGCAGCTGTAGAAATTACTTTCCAGCTGTCAAAGGAGGCTGATGGTTCTTTTCCAACCCTACCTTTTATACTGCTCCCTTTGTATGATTCACATACACCATGTGTCTGGAAACTCCCTAATTCCTCTTGATGCTACCAAACACTTGTCACCAGTTTCCAAACCACCACCTTTCCCTCAGCCAGGTTTCATTGCCTCTCTCACCTGTGAGCGGGGGCCCGATGAGGAGGGTGGTGCTCTCTAGGATGGTGAAGAGCCCTAGAGCACTGGAGAACCTGTCCATCTCCACCACATCCATCAGCACCTGGAATGTGAGCGCCCCGACGCCACTCATGGCTATGCTGAGGATGATGCAGTAGAGGATGAGCACACTGAACTCAGCTGAAATGACACAGATGAAATTGCTGAGCCCGcagaggagcacagccaggctgaacAGGTAGATGCGCCTTCCTGTGAAGACTCTGTGtcctgagagcagccctgtgagaGGGCGGATGAAGATGTTGATGAACCCGATTATGGAGATGAGGAGGGCTGCCTTGCGTTCCTCCACCCCGTTGTGGATGGCATAAGGCACAAGGTAGACATGGGGTAAGGCAAACCCCATCATCATCCAGGTTACTCCAATAGTGTAAATCTGGTAACCTTTGTTTTGACAGAAGATGTCAAAAGCCAGGTACTTCTGCAGCACCTGGAAGCATTTTGTCCTTTTGGTGTGCTGCTGGAGTGTGGGGCGGTGAGGAGATGCTCCATTGGACAGCTGTGCctcttctgctctgctccctggctccTCTTCGGGCTTGGCAGACTGTGGAAGTGACCCTGATGCCAGCTGAATGGGTCTCATGATGGCTCCACAAACACAGCCGTTCAGTAATATTCCTCCAAAGATGAGGAAGGTGTTTCTCCAACCCATCTCGTCCAGCAAGTATTGAGACAGCAGCGGCCACAGCGTAAAACCGAGGGAGACACCGGTGGAGGCCATGGCATTGGCCAGTGTCCGCCACCGTACAAAGTAGTAGCCCAGCACAGTCACTCCTGCCTGGAAGCTGAAACATGATCCCAGACCTAAAGATGGGAATAAATGATCTCTCTTTGTTGTCTTAAAGGGTGAAAAGAGCCCAGATTCAGGGTGTACCCACAGATGATTTCATCTGCCTTTGAAGGATTTTCTGACCTGCCAGGccacacagcccccagggatTGATTAATATTCAGAAACGCCACACCAGGGATGAAGAAGGATGTTACATGTAAATTAAACTATTTTTGTTCTTGGGTATAGTAAATATACTGATCTAAACTGACATTTTTCTGGTACATGCTGTAATTTCTAAAGTTGCTATGGAATTGTTCATTAAAAGCTTGGGTTTTATACCACATGCAATGAACAGCGCTGCTTTCCTGATGCTTTCATCAGGGCTCAGGGagttgcttgtttttctctctatGCAGTGGCCACTGCTTAACTTGCAAGATCCAGCAGGAATGGTTCCAGAGTAAGGAATTAATTTCTCTGTGTTATTAAAAACCAAGAGTCGAATGTCAGTTACATAGGAGAAatatttggaaaggaaaagttCCCATCTGTTACTTCGGTTCAAAACCAACAGGGTTTTTTGTTAGAAAAAGATGTCTCCATTTTTCCCCAGTCTGGGAGTGGTGAAATACAAGCTCAGGGAACCTGAGAAGGACATTATCGCAACACATTATGTTCCAAGAttggaaaaacaacaaaaaccctcCCTTCTTGAAAGACAAAAGGCTGAGAAGCTACTAAAAAGAACAGACAtactttttctccattttacCCTCTGGAGACCTGTTGCTTTTTCCAGAGAGAAGCACTTCCCAGTGAGCTTGAGTGGGTGAGGTGTGTGCTAAAGGGGTGTGAGGGCCAAGTCTAGTGGCTGTAggatttctgctgtgctgggaggctgTTGAGTTCTCCTATTTCACAGATGAGTAGAAAAATGTGACTACTTAGCTGGGGCTctcccatttcccttctccagcatAGCAGCTGAGTTTCCTTGCTCTCTAGTACGTACCAGTGATGAGGCCAGCTGTGAGGTACAGCTGGCTGATGGActtgcagaaggagctggacaCCATTCCCAGCCCGCTGAGCAGCCCACCCAGCATCACCACAAACCTGCAGCCAAACTGCTTcaccaggatgctgcagagggGCCCTGGAAGtagagaagggaaagggaggcAGTTAGGGAGGAAGGAAGTATTTTGTACCTGCTGGATTGCTGCAATTATCAAACGATGTATTCTAGAGACCCTGAAGGTTTTCCCAGCAGCTTAATGTAGTGGAGGagacaggaagagaaaatatattcCATGATCCTCCCAAGTGCTTGGGCAGCTTGTTGGCTGAGGTGAAGTCTGTGATCTGCTGGGATTTTGACCATCAAGTAGGATGTGATGGATTTTCATTAAAACCCTTGGAAATGGACTTCTGGTGAGTTCCATGAGATTATGATAAATTACTTGTTTGTTAATGACATTTAACATCCTTCATTTTGGGGCAGGGAAAGATTAGTTCATACCTGCAGCCCACCAGTGGGAATGTGCTTCTTTCTGCATGCTCTGGGAGAAGAAGATCGGGAGGTAGCgtttcttttcctgttccctTAAGGATCCTCAAGGTTTCCCAGGTTTTATTaacttttttcccaattctGAACATTTAAGGTTATGGAAGCAAATGCAAAATGACTGTAAGCTGCAGAATTAGGAGTCAGTCAGTGTAGGGAATATAACCTGTGGCACATTTGTGACCTAAATCAAcatctgttttgaaataaaatccaCACAGTCAAGTGAACAGTGGAACATTATTAAAATTAGGAGTGCAGCTGTCTGTATTTTGATCTGCTTGGGAGATTTTCACCTCAGACTTCACTGGCCTTTGAAAAAGTGTCCAGCAAAAGTGACTGGATTATTTTGCCTCCTGCTGAAGACATTAAAGATGGTACTGCTGCTTAATTAACTAGCCCAAGAAGGCATAAATtgaacactttaaaataaagagaTTGGCTCTAAAACCCATAAAGATTTGTCATTATTAGTTCCTGGTTACCTGTTGTCTGtgtttcaaatattatttctcaCTTGCCTGGGGCTTTTGTGCTTTCTTTTGCAAGAATAATATCAACAAAAGTGCTGCATTTGTATGAGTTAGTGCAGAGTGTTCTGTACGCATGGATATCTAGGAGCAGGAACCTGTTACAGCCTGAA
This window encodes:
- the SLC16A5 gene encoding monocarboxylate transporter 6 codes for the protein MSQGEVAGHGAAKPQDQGWAWMVLLAAVVLQGLTLGFPCCIGVFFTDLQHEFQASNSETSWFPSIMVAVLHGGGPLCSILVKQFGCRFVVMLGGLLSGLGMVSSSFCKSISQLYLTAGLITGLGSCFSFQAGVTVLGYYFVRWRTLANAMASTGVSLGFTLWPLLSQYLLDEMGWRNTFLIFGGILLNGCVCGAIMRPIQLASGSLPQSAKPEEEPGSRAEEAQLSNGASPHRPTLQQHTKRTKCFQVLQKYLAFDIFCQNKGYQIYTIGVTWMMMGFALPHVYLVPYAIHNGVEERKAALLISIIGFINIFIRPLTGLLSGHRVFTGRRIYLFSLAVLLCGLSNFICVISAEFSVLILYCIILSIAMSGVGALTFQVLMDVVEMDRFSSALGLFTILESTTLLIGPPLTGLLVDITSDFHYVFYNSSFFLISAALFMGLSFCALEKKNKLREASKEHLDNPSRYQYSEMLTEPKAVSQSPPAVEYITSI